A region from the Janthinobacterium agaricidamnosum genome encodes:
- a CDS encoding GNAT family N-acetyltransferase has translation MQNIIASNEAKARPVQLVLSQASTAAELREVQRLRYKVFIETMGLTSLANADGLDSDEFDAHCDHLIVRDADTLKVVGTYRVLSAAKAAKIGRLYAENEFDLSRLKNLRGRMVEAGRACIHPKYRGGSVIMLLWSGLAEYMRRERCDYLVGCASISLADGGHNAVAVYQALAEKHMAPSEYRVTPHLPFPIHQVEAAHKPQVPPLIKGYLRSGAWICGEPAWDPDFESADMFMMMPLANLDERYARHYGVVPG, from the coding sequence ATGCAAAACATAATCGCATCAAACGAAGCCAAGGCCCGGCCGGTCCAGCTGGTGCTGAGCCAGGCCTCCACGGCGGCGGAATTGCGCGAAGTCCAGCGTTTGCGTTACAAGGTGTTTATCGAGACGATGGGATTGACGTCGCTGGCCAACGCCGATGGCCTCGACAGCGATGAATTCGACGCGCACTGCGATCACCTGATCGTGCGCGACGCCGACACCCTGAAAGTGGTGGGCACCTACCGCGTGCTGAGCGCGGCCAAGGCGGCCAAGATCGGCCGCCTGTATGCGGAAAACGAGTTCGACCTGAGCCGCCTGAAGAACCTGCGCGGTCGCATGGTCGAAGCGGGCCGCGCCTGCATCCACCCGAAATACCGGGGCGGCAGCGTGATCATGCTGCTGTGGTCGGGCCTGGCCGAGTACATGCGCCGCGAGCGCTGCGACTACCTGGTCGGCTGCGCCAGCATCAGCCTGGCCGATGGCGGCCACAACGCCGTCGCCGTGTACCAGGCGCTGGCGGAAAAGCACATGGCCCCAAGCGAGTACCGCGTCACGCCGCACCTGCCTTTCCCCATCCACCAGGTGGAAGCGGCGCACAAGCCGCAAGTGCCGCCGCTGATCAAGGGCTATCTGCGTTCGGGCGCCTGGATTTGCGGCGAGCCGGCCTGGGATCCTGATTTCGAAAGCGCCGACATGTTCATGATGATGCCGTTGGCGAATCTGGACGAGCGCTATGCGCGTCATTACGGGGTGGTGCCTGGCTAA